TATCCTACTTTATGGCGGATGCAGAAATTTAAAGAGTCGTCTCCTCTTTTATTAGCACCCAATGTTTCAACTCTGTAGCAAAACAATAAGTGTTAGACTCGGTGTACTCTGTCTCTGATAATATAGTTATATTCTAGTAGAATAATGACAAACTCTAGTCAAAAATTGGAATTTGGAAAACACAGTAATAATCAAGCTCTCTGGTGCTAACTGTATTATCTGTATTCTGCTGTTTGTTTTGTGTGTACCAGCTTTATTTATATGAACTTACTTCAGTTTTGTTTATCGTTATCTATAACATTCATAATTGCAGTAGTACGGTCAACGGTCATAAACTTAGTAATGTGGAGACTGAGTGACCATACATGAATAATACTGCTTTCTTATTTTCACCCTTGTACAAATGACGTTCTGTTGATGGTTTTAGGTTTGGTTCTCATATGTATCTTCTATGTGTAGGACAATGCTAATTGCCAATGTCGGGGACTGCAGAGCTGTATTAGGGAAACGAGGTAGGGCGGTCGAGCTGTCCAAAGACCACAAACCAAACTGCACCTCTGAAAGATTGAGGATTGAGAAACTGGGTGGAATTGTATTTGATGGGTATCTTAATGGGCAGCTATCAGTAGCACGAGCCATAGGTGATTGGCACATGAAGGGTCCAAAAGGATCCACCGGCCCTTTGAGTGCAGAACCAGAACTCCACGAGAGTCTATTAACCGAAGAAGATGAGTTCTTGATTATGGGTTGTGATGGATTATGGGATGTTATGAGTAGTCAGTGTGCAGTTACAATCACAAGAAAAGAATTAATGCTTCACAACGATCCTGAGAAATGCTCAAAAGAATTGGTAAAAGAAGCACTTAAGCGAAACACTTGTGATAATCtgactgttgttgttgtctgcttCTCTTCTGACCCACCTCCAAAAATTGAGATTCCGAAAACTCGAGTCCGAAGAAGTATATCTTTAGAGGGACTGAATTTTCTTAAAGGAGTTTTGGACAGTAACGAATGATAACAATGAAATGGGTGGTATTAACAGTGTCTTCTGTACAAAAGAAATTTGGATATATATTACCACTGGGTTTAGGTTATTTATCCttagctgttgttgctgctgctgcttggcCATGGCTGACATTCACAGCCACATTCAAAGGTCAGGGAATAAAAGACAATTTGTAGGATTTGATTTTTCACTTGAAAACAAGTCTTTGTCTGTAGATCTAATATTTAATCAATTGTATTGTATTAATTTTGATGAGAATCGTTTCATTTATGCggcttcatctttttctttttagacCTGGTGAACTGTTcaattgttttcttctttttggcACTTGAATCAGAATCAAAAGCGCCGTAGAGTATCAAAGTAGCAAGATGCTGATAACCAGTTTAGACTTTAAATGCATTGCGAGAAAAACCATCCGACTGCAACATTTTACTGTAAAAACAACGGTCCGTGGTCCCTGTGTGGAACTCGAGATGTATTAATCACCACAAAACACATCAAATCTTGACAAAACTTTATACACACATCTCAATTCCATGGTTTGACGACAAAATGTTATTAACCCTTCATCACATCCCAACACAAATCTCGAGGACTTCACCATTCATTTCTTGCTGTTCGAGACTGTGTTGTTTAACGTTTTAACAAAGTCAAGTTACACTTACACCCATCCAACCGCCAAGATCACATGTAACTCTCAATCTAACAGTACCGGTCCCACCTCTGGTAGAAAATCTTAGCAGGTAATTTCTATTTAATTCTCACTGCCAACAATTTCCAAATACAGCGAAAGAAACAGAAATGGTACCGAAAGAAATCTAGTTAAAAAAACAGTAATAAAACGGGAAGAAACAAAGGAGAAAACACAGAATAtataaagagagaaaaagaaaaaggagaaagaagaaactTTTCTCACCTTTCGCTTTCAATGCATCTTTACTCATTTCTTCATGTCCCTACTCCAACAACAAAAACCAGAACTTCATTCATCTTCCTTCTCCATTACAAAAAAAACCTAACATTTAATCTCTCAATTAAATGTTTGTAGAAATGAAATTAAGTAGTATGATTTTCAATCACTGAATTTGTTTCTAGGTTTGCAGGTGTAACCTTGATCTGTAAAGATGATTAGCCTCAAAACTTCAAGTAAGCTTTTTCTGATTTATGGTTATAATTTTGCTTTTGCTGATAAataagtttgtttgtttttttttttttttttttttttttttttttttttttttctgaaaattgaagTGGAACTGTTGAGTAATGATTCTGAGAGTTTAGATCTGCTTGGAAATGTTGATTATATTAGTTGTATCTTGGATgttaaattttgttaatgttgtGTAATTTGGGGGATTTATTTTGTGTTTGAGTAGTGTTTTTATCTGATTTGGAACGTtaaattgatatttttggatggGGTAAGGCTTTTATGGGTTGGATCTGTTGGTTATAATCTATTAATTAAGCaaaagagagtttttttttttttggtggcgTTTTTAATGCAAGGTTTTTAATGGTTAGGAGCATGTAGATTAGGTTAATAAAGAGTACTTTAAATGTGCAGCAGCTGAATTTTTGCTGTAGTTTCTTTTGTTTGAAGATTTAATAATGTTTGCTGAGTTTGCAAGTAATGTTGGAATATTTGCTTTATATCCAGGGTACATGTTGGGGATGAAACTATGGAGTTAGAGTATTGAGAGGTCTTGAAATGGCTAACTTTGGTAGCTCTAAGAGCTATGTTAACGGTAAGAAAATATCTTTTATTTGTGATGATTCTCTAGAAGGAGCGGAGAACAGGATTCTAGTTGAGAGGGTGGTTGGTGAATCGTCTCTTCAACGAGAATTCGAAGATTTGAGTGTGTCAAAACGCCTAGTGAAAAGTGTTAGCCAGAAGTTGAGAAAGAAGAGTCATAAAAATGGTGGGGAGGAAGAGGGTGAAGAGCGGAGAGTTTCTTCTGGATGCCTTGGTTTGTATGGAAAAGGTGGCGGTTGTAAAGTGGGTGTAGACACATGTGATGATTTTGGTGAGGGCAGCAATCGAAGGAAGTCAATTGTTGGGGATGAAATGAAGGGGTACCAGCCTGTTTGTGGCGATGATGAAGCTATGGTTGATTGTTTTCCGAATGCTGTTGCAGAGAAATTTTGGAAGAGAGGTAATAGAAAGGAGAGAGAATTTCAATTTGGAGAACCACCCTCGCGTGATAGGATGGACCTTTTGCTTCCAGATGATGTTCTagaaatgtgtttcaagagactTCCTCTGACTGCTCTCATGGCTTCTCGGCTTGTCTGCAAAAAATGGAGATATCTAACAAGCACACCTCGTTTTTTACAAATGAGGTGTGATGGTTTGTATCAGACGCCATGGTTGTTCCTATTTGGAGTTGTGAAGAATGGTTATTGTGCTGGCCATGTACATGCATTGGATGTATCACTTGATCAGTGGCACAAGATTGACGCTAAAATCATCAAGGGAAAGTTCTTGTTCTCTGTTGCCACTATTGGAGATGATGTGTACGTTGTTGGAGGTTGTTCTAGCTTGACCAGCTTTGGAACAGTTGATAAGAGCTCCTTTAAAACCCACAAAGGGGTTCTAGTATTTAGTCCCTTAACCAAGTCTTGGCGGAAAGTAGCTTCGATGAAGTCAGCTAGATCATCAGCTATTCTTGGAGTTTTTAAGGTCAGTTCTCACTCTTCTATTTTTCGAAGTCAGAAAGACAGAAAAGATCGGCGGTTTCCGAGGTCAAGAATTGGCGGTGTTTCGGATGTTTACGAGGATCCTCATAGGCTTTCAGTAAGACGTCAATTTGGGAATGCTTTTGACGAAACTGATTCTTTATTAGTGTCCAGGAGTAAATCTTTTGTCAAACATGAAAGGAACTTCTCAAATCCAAAAGGATTTACTAGGTATGTTCTGATTGCTGTAGGTGGTTTAGGATCTTGGGATGAACCTTTGGATTCAGGGGAAATTTTCGACCCAGTGTCGAATAGATGGATAGAAACCATGAAATTGCCGGTAGATTTCGGAGTCCTTTGTTCTGGTGTTGTTTGTGGTGAGACGTTTTATGTTTATTCTGAGACCGACAAACTTGCAGCATATGATTTGGAAAAGGGTATCTGGGTAGGGATTCAGATCACTCAATCTCCTCCACGTCTTCATGAATATTACCCAAAACTCGTGTCTGCCAATGATCGGTTGTTCATGCTCTCTGTTTCATGGTGCGGGCAAGATTTTCAGACTGACAGAAGAGAAAAGGCTGTAAGGAAGTTATGGGAGCTAGATCTCGTGCCGCGTACATGGACTGAAATCTCTAGACATCCGGATGCACCTATGGACTGGAACGCTTCATTTGTGGCTGATAGGGGTCGGATATTCGGGATTGAGATGTTCAAGATATTTGGTCACGTACTGGACTTCTTTACTGTATGTGATATGTCGAGTTCGGATCTTAAGTGGAAACATATTTCAAGAAAACATGTAGCTCAAGAACTCGATGCTTCTTCTTGCGTGACCAAGTCATTAGCAgtattgcacctgtgatcttcaaAAATAACTCCCATGAGAATCCG
This DNA window, taken from Papaver somniferum cultivar HN1 chromosome 3, ASM357369v1, whole genome shotgun sequence, encodes the following:
- the LOC113357021 gene encoding F-box/kelch-repeat protein At5g42350-like, which gives rise to MANFGSSKSYVNGKKISFICDDSLEGAENRILVERVVGESSLQREFEDLSVSKRLVKSVSQKLRKKSHKNGGEEEGEERRVSSGCLGLYGKGGGCKVGVDTCDDFGEGSNRRKSIVGDEMKGYQPVCGDDEAMVDCFPNAVAEKFWKRGNRKEREFQFGEPPSRDRMDLLLPDDVLEMCFKRLPLTALMASRLVCKKWRYLTSTPRFLQMRCDGLYQTPWLFLFGVVKNGYCAGHVHALDVSLDQWHKIDAKIIKGKFLFSVATIGDDVYVVGGCSSLTSFGTVDKSSFKTHKGVLVFSPLTKSWRKVASMKSARSSAILGVFKVSSHSSIFRSQKDRKDRRFPRSRIGGVSDVYEDPHRLSVRRQFGNAFDETDSLLVSRSKSFVKHERNFSNPKGFTRYVLIAVGGLGSWDEPLDSGEIFDPVSNRWIETMKLPVDFGVLCSGVVCGETFYVYSETDKLAAYDLEKGIWVGIQITQSPPRLHEYYPKLVSANDRLFMLSVSWCGQDFQTDRREKAVRKLWELDLVPRTWTEISRHPDAPMDWNASFVADRGRIFGIEMFKIFGHVLDFFTVCDMSSSDLKWKHISRKHVAQELDASSCVTKSLAVLHL